The following is a genomic window from Burkholderia cepacia ATCC 25416.
TCCGCGCTGCGGATCAGCGTCTCGAGCGAGTCGCCGTGCTGCGGATGCATCGCGATGCCGATCGAGCAGCTCGTGTAGACCTCCATCAGCCCGAGATGGATCGGCGTGCGCAGCCGCTCGAGAATGATCTGCGCGGTCGCTTCGAGCAGCGGCCGCGTGCCGTGCTCGAACAGCACGAGGAATTCGTCGCCGCCGAGCCGCGCGAGCGTCGCGCCGGACGGCAGGCAGCCGCTGATGATCGCCGACACGTCCTGCAGCAGCCGGTCGCCGGTGATGTGCCCGTAGTGATCGTTGACGCGCTTGAAGTTGTCGAGATCGAGGAACAGGATGCCGACCTGCCCGCGCGTCGCGGCGGTTTCGGCGGCGATCGCCGCGTGGATGCGCTCGCTGATCGCATGGCGGTTCGGCAGCCCGGTGAGCACGTCGGTGTTCGCGAGTTCGGTGAGCCGCTGCTGCGCGCTGCGCTCCTCGGTGATGTCGATGCCCGAGCAGATCAGGAACTGCTCGTCGACACCGCTGCCGCTCTGGACGAACTTGTTGCGGAACTGGAACAGGCGCGGCCCGTTGACCGTATTGATGTAGCGCTCGACCGCGAACGACTGGTTGCTCGCGAAAAAGCCGGTGATGTTGCTGCGCGACTGCGCGCCCTGCTCCGGGCTCATGAACAGCTCGAACGCGCTGCGGCCGATCACGTCGACCTCGCGCTTGCCCGTCACTTCCTCGCACAGGCGGTTGAAGCGCTGCACCATCCCGTTGCGGTCGAGGATCACGACGAGCGAGTTCACCTCCGACACGACCTGTTCGGCGAACGCGAGCCCGTGCGCGAGATCGATCGCGACGGACTCGGCATCGGAATAGGCGGAGGCGGTGCCGGCCCAGTTGGTCGTGTCGACCTTCCGGCCGACGAGATGGAGCCTGACCGATTCGCCGAACAGCGCGATGTCGAGCACGAGGTGCGACGTGACGCCGGTCAGCGCGCGGATGCTCGCGGCCTGTTCGGCCGTCAGCGCGACGGCGACGTTGGTCAGCCCGCGGACGGCCGCCAGTTCGAGTGCATTGCTGTCGCTGCCGAGACGCCAGCAGGGGCTGCGCGTACCGACGTGCGCCTCGAGCACCGCGCTATCGTTTTCGTCATCCATGGAGACGCCCCGATCCAGAAAAAACGCACAGTGTAGACGGAGGCGAGTCGGCCGACCGCCCTTCCGGGCCGCGCAGCGCGCGCTCCCGGAAGGGCAACCGTGGTTGCCGTGATGATGGGCCTCGTCCCGTACTTGTTTCCAGCTAATGCGACCCGGCGTTCGCGCATGATGCGCGCAGGTTGTGCCTAACGAATGATGAGAGCCATCTTATCAAATGACGATCGAGAATGGCACTCACATTTAGAGCGGAGTGTCAAGGAATTGGGACTCGATTGGCAAGCCGGATTTTTCATGATTGGCAGCCTGCCTGAACGCGCGTGAGACGGTGCGCAACGAGTCTGGCGCGACAGGCTGAACGCCCCGCCGGGCGGTCGTTTGCGGCCGATTTCGGAATACGGGGACAGCGATGCGGCGGAATCGTGGCGACAGGGTCGGATCGCGTTCCTGCGATCCGGTTTCCCGTATTTTTTGATTCCGTTCGGGCATTAATGCACGGCTTTATTCCACAGTCCGTTGCAATGTTATCCGCGCGCCGGCGCGGGGCTCCCGCGCCGGTCGCCCACGCCGGTCGCCCACGCCGGTCGCCCGGCTCAGCCCGCCGCGCCGTATCCGCCGCCGCCCGGGGTTTCGACGACGAACACGTCGCCCGGCGCCATCTGCGCACGGCCGATATGCTCGAGCGCCTCGACCGTGCCGTCCGCGCGCTCGATCGTGTTGCGGCCGAGCGCGCCGGCCTCGCCGCCCGCCGCGCCGAACGGCGCGTGGATCCGGTTGTTCGACAGGATCGACGCGGTCATCGGCTCGAGGAAGCGGATCCGCCGCACCGCGCCGTCGCCGCCGCGCCAGCGGCCGCCGCCGCCCGACCCGGCGCGGATGCGGTGCGAATCGAGTCGCACCGGGTAGCGCCATTCCAGCACCTCCGGATCGGTGAGCCGCGAGTTCGTCATGTGCGTCTGCACCGCGCCGACGCCCGCGAAGCCGTCGCCGGCACCGCTGCCGCCCGCAATCGTCTCGTAGTACTGGTAGCGATCGTTGCCGAATGTGAAGTTATTCATCGTTCCCTGGCTCGACGCGACGCAGCCGAGCGCGCCGTACAGCGCGTTGGTGATGGCCGACGACGTCTCGACGTTACCCGACACGACCGCCGCCGGATACTCGGGATTCAGCATCGAGCGGGCCGGCACGATCACCGTGAGCGGCTTCAGGCAGCCGGCGTTCAGCGGGATGTCGTCGCCGACCAGCGTGCGGAACACGTACAGCACGGCGGCCATGCACACGGCCTTCGGCGCGTTGAAGTTGTTGTCGAGCTGCGCGGACGTGCCCGTGAAATCGATTTCCGCGCGCCGCGCGGCCCGGTCGACGCGGATCGCGACACGAATCTCCGCGCCGTTGTCGAGCGGGTAGCGGTACGCGCCGTCCTGCAGCGCGCCGATCACGCGCCGCACCGCTTCTTCCGCGTTGTCCTGCACGTGCCCCATGAACGCGAGCACGACGTCGCGGCCGAACTGCGCGACCATCCGGCGCAGCTCGTCGACGCCCTTCTGGTTCGCGGCGACCTGCGCGCGCAGGTCGGCCATGTTCTGCTCGACGTTGCGCGCCGGGTAGCGGCCCGACGCGAGCAGCGCGCGGGTTTCCGCATCGCGCAGCGTGCCGGCCGACACGAGCTGCCAGTTGTCGATCAGCACGCCTTCCTCGTCGATATGCGTCGAATCGGGCGGCATCGAGCCCGGCGTCGTGCCGCCGATGTCCGCGTGGTGGCCGCGCGAGCCGACGTAGAACAGCGGCGCGTCCGAACCGTCCGCGAACACCGGCGTGATGACGGTCACGTCCGGCAGGTGCGTGCCGCCGTGATACGGATCGTTCAGCATGAACACGTCGCCGTCGCGCATGCGGCCGCGGTTGCGCTCGATCACCGTGCGGATGCTCTCGCCCATCGAGCCCAGGTGCACCGGCATGTGCGGCGCGTTCGCGATCAGGTTGCCGTCGCCGTCGAAGATCGCGCACGAGAAGTCGAGCCGCTCCTTGATGTTCACCGAGTACGCGGTGTTCTGCAGCCGCAGCCCCATCTGCTCGGCGATCGACATGAACAGGTTGTTGAAGATCTCGAGCCGCACCGGGTCGGCGTCGGTGCCGAGCGAGCGGCGCGTCGGCAGCGGCGTCGTGCGTGTCAGCACGAGGTTGCCCTGCGCGGTCATCTGCGCGCGCCAGCCGGGCTCGACGACGGTCGTGCCGTTCTTTTCCGCGACGATCGCCGGGCCGTCGATCGCGTCGCCGGCCAGCAGCGTGTCGCGCACGTAGAGCGCCGCGTCGTGCCATTGGCCGCCGGAATAAAAGCGCACCGCGGAATGCGCGCGCAGTGCGCCAGCGCCGCCGTCGCTGCCGTCGCTGCCGTCGCCGCGCGGCGCGAGCGGGGCGATCTCCACCGGCGCGTCGGAGCGGCCGATCGCCTCGACCGACGCGAGTTCGGCCACCAGCGGCGTGCCGGGCATCAGGAACGCGTAGCGCTGCCGGTACGCGGCCTCGAATGCCTGCTGCATCGCGGCGACGCTGCCGGCCGGCACGTCGAGCGTCGAATCGGTGCCCTGGTAGCGCAGGTGCACGCGGCGCTCGATCGCGATCCGCGCCTGCGGCACGCCCTGTTCGAGCAGCGCGCCGACGGCCTCGTCGGCCAGCCGGTCGAGCGCCGCGTTCAGCGCCGGCAGCGACGCGTCGGACAACACCGCCTCGACCGCGCGTTCGCGCATCGCGGTCTGGTCGGCGAGGCCCATCCCGTATGCGGACAGCACGCCCGCGAGCGGGTGCGCGAACACCTGTGTCATCCCGAGCGCGTCGGCCACGCCGCACGCATGCTGGCCGCCCGCGCCGCCGAACGTCGTCAGCACGTAGCGCGACACGTCGTGGCCGCGCTGCACCGAGATCTTCTTGATCGCGTTCGCCATGCTGCCGATCGCGATTTCCAGGAAACCTTCGGCGAGCGCCTCGGGCGTCTCGCGCCGCCCGGTCGCCGCGTGGATCTCGTCGGCGAGCGCGGCGAACTTCGCGACCACGCCGTCGCGGTCGAGCGGTTCGTCCGCATGCGGGCCGAACACGCACGGGAAATGATCGGGCTGGATCTTGCCGAGCATCACGTTGCAGTCGGTCACCGTCAGCGGGCCGCCGCGCCGGTACGCGGCCGGCCCCGGGTTCGCGCCGGCCGACTCGGGCCCGACGCGCAGCCGCGCGCCGTCGAAGCCGAGCACCGAGCCGCCGCCGGCGGCCACCGTATGGATGCTCATCATCGGCGCGCGCATCCGCACGCCGGCCACCTGCGTCTCGAACACGCGCTCGAACTCGCCGTGGTAGTGCGACACGTCCGTCGACGTGCCGCCCATGTCGAAGCCGATCACGCGCTCGAAGCCGGCCGCCTGCGCGGCGCGCACCATCCCGACGATGCCGCCGGCCGGGCCCGACAGGATCGCGTCCTTGCCCTGGAACGCGTCGGCACGCGTGAGGCCGCCGCTGCTCTGCATGAACTGCAGGTTCACGCCCGGCATCTCGTGCGCGACCTGCTCGACATAACGACGCAGGATCGGCGACAGGTACGCATCGACGACGGTCGTGTCGCCGCGCGACACCATCTTCATCAGCGGCGACACCTCGTGCGACACCGATACCTGCGTGAAGCCGATCCGGCGCGCCAGCGCGGCCAGCGCGCGCTCGTGCGCGGTGTAGCGATAGCCGTGGATCAGCACGATCGCGAGCGCGCGCACGCCCGAGTCGTACACGCGGCGCAGCGACGCTTCGGCCTGCTCCGCGTCGAGCGGCACGACGACGTCGCCGTGCGCGCCGATGCGCTCGTCGATCTCGACGACGGTTTCGTACAGCGCGTCGGGCAGCACGATGTCGAGATCGAACAGGCGCGGCCGGTTCTGGTACGCGATGCGCAGCACGTCGCGAAAACCGCGCGTCGTCGCGAGCGCGGTGCGTTCGCCCTTGCGTTCGAGCAGCGCGTTGGTCGCGACCGTCGTGCCCATCTTCACCATGTCGACGCGCTCGGGCGTGATCGGCTCGCCGGCCGCGAGGCCCAGCAGGTGGCGAATCCCGGCCACGGCCGCGTCGCGATACTGCTCGGGGTTCTCCGACAGCAGCTTGTGCGTGACGAGCGTGCCGTCGGGCCGGCGCGCGACGATGTCGGTGAACGTGCCGCCGCGGTCGATCCAGAATTGCCAGCGCGCGGCGTCGGAGGAAACGGGAGTGTCGTGTCGGTCAGTCATGATGTCGGGTCGATGCGTCGTGAAATCGAGGACGAGCGCCGCCGCACGGCGCGCGCGGCGCGCCATGTCACGGTGTCGATGAAAAGGGGAGGACAACGCGGGGCGGACCGCCCCGCCGGTTCAGGCGGCGTCCAGTTCGCGGCCGCGTGTCTCGGGCAGCGTCAGCGCGGCGACGATCACCACGCCGTACGCGGCGACCGCGAAGATGCCGATGCTCATGCCGAGCCCGTATTGCTTGGACAGCGCGCCGATCAGGAACGGGAACAGCGCACCGATCGCGCGGCCCACGTTGTAGCAGAAGCCCTGGCCGGAGCCGCGCACGCGGGTCGGGAACAGTTCGGTGAGGAATGCGCCCATCCCGGAGAAGATGCCCGATGCGAAGAAGCCGAGCGGGAAACCGAGCCACAGCATCGACGCGTTGGTCAGGTTCAGCGACGTGTACGCGAACGCGATCACCATCGAGCCCAGCGCGAACAGGATGAAGTTCGGCTTGCGGCCGAGGCGGTCGGTCAGGTACGCGCTCGTCAGGTAGCCGACCCACGAGCCGAAGATGATCATCGCCAGATAACCGCCGGTGCCCATCACCGTGAGGTGACGCTCGGTCTTCAGGAAGGTCGGTAGCCACGTCGTGATCGCGTAGTAGCCGCCCTGCGCGCCGGTCGTCAGCAGCGCCGCGCGCAGCGTCGTCGTGATCAGCTTCGGCGCGAAGATCTCCGTGAGGCGCGGCGCGTCGGCCACTTTCGCCTGCGCGGCCTTCTCCTTCTCGTAGACGTCCGGCTCCTTCACGTAGCGGCGGATCGCGACGACCAGCAGTGCCGGTGCGAGCCCGACGAGGAACAGCGCGCGCCACGCCTGCTCGGCGGGCAGCACCGAGAACAGCAGCGCATACAGCAGCGCGCACAGCCCCCAGCCGATCGCCCAGCCCGACTGCACGAGGCCGACCGCCTTGCCGCGGTCGCGCGCGCGGATCACTTCGCCGATCAGCACGGCGCCGGCCGTCCATTCGCCGCCGAAGCCGAAGCCCATCAGCGCGCGCGCGGCGAGCAGCTGATGGTAGTTTTGCGCGAGCCCGCACAACGCGGTGAACACGGCGAACCACAGCACCGTGAGCTGCAGTGTGCGCACGCGGCCGATCCGGTCGGACAGGATGCCGGCGATCCAGCCGCCGGCCGCCGACGCGAGCAGCGTGACCGTGCCGATGAAGCCCGCATCCGCGAACGAGATACCCCAGGTCGCGACGAGCGTCGGGATCACGAACGACAGCATCTGCGTGTCCATCCCGTCGAGCATGTAGCCGACCTTGCAGCTCCAGAACGCGCGGCGCTCGCGCGGCTGCGCGTCGCCGTACCACGAGAACAGGCCGTTGCGCTCGGGGCTCGCGGGCTCCGCGGCGTTCGCCGCGAGGGTCTTGCTTTCCATGGTGATGCTCCTGTCGTGATGCGCCGTCAAACGGCGGTCGTGCGTGCGGTATGTGGTGCGGTACGTCGTGCGATATGTGGTGCGGGCCGTCGTCGCCCCGGATCAGAATACGGCCAGCGACGCGTTCGTGATGTCGGTCATCAGCATGTGGCCGGGCGTGTGCGCGATCGCGATCGGCAGCTTCGCGTCCATCAGCGCCGTTTGCGGCGTCACGCCGCACGCCCAGAACACCGGCAGCTCGCCGTCGCGGATCGTCACCGCGTCGCCGAATTCGGGCGCGTTAAGGTCGGCGATGCCCAGTTCGCGCGGATCGCCGAGATGGATCGGCGCGCCGTGCACGCCCGGAAACCGGCTCGTGACCTGCACCGCGCGGATCGCGTCGGCGCCGCGCATCGGCCGCATCGACACGACGAGCTGGCCACCGAAGATCCCCGCCCGGCGGTTCGGGATCGACGTGCGGTACATCGGCACGTTGCGCCCCTCCTCGACGTGGCGCAGGCCGATCCCTTCGCGTGCCAGCATGTCCTCGAACGAGAACGAGCAGCCGATCGCGAACACGACGAAATCGTCGCGCCACAGCGCGTCCAGCGACTCGACGCGCTCGGTCAGGCGGCCGTCGCGATAGACGTTGTAGCTCGGCACGTCGGTGCGGATGTCGAGATCCTCGCCGAGCGCGTCGACCCGGAACGCGCCCGGTTCGCCGACGCCCAGCAGCGGGCAGGCTTTCGGATTCGCCTGACAGAAGCGCAGGAAATCGTGCGCGTACGCATCGGGCAGGATCGCGAGGTTCGCTTGCGCGTACGGACCGCAATGGCCCGCGGTCGGGCCGCGGAATGCGCCGCGGCGCACGGACTGGCGGAATTCGGAAGGCGTCATGAGGTTCTGTCGCTTGTCGGTGTGTCGTCGGGATGACGGTGCCGTGTCATCGGATACGGCGAAGAATAGAAAAGAAAAAATTTTGTCGCCAACGAGTTTTTTTGCGCTTCGTGTATAGAATTTCTTTACACGAAGCCGGGTTTTCCCCAGTCCCGTTCATTTTTTCAGCGGGACAAGCTGCGCGCCCAACGCCTTGCCGACCACCATGAACACGCGTTTTCTCGAAACCTTCGTCACGCTCGCGAAGCTGCGCAACTTCCGCACGACGGCCGCCGCGCTGCACGCGACGCCGGCCGCGATCTCGCAGCGCCTGAAGGCGCTCGAGGACGAATTGCAGACGGTACTCGTCGACCGCGGCAGCCGCGAGTTCCGGCTCACGCCGAACGGCGAATACCTGCTCGGCTACGCGAAAGCCGTGGTCGAGGCGACGCAGGAACTGCAGGCCGCCGCGTCCGGCGAAAGTGCGTTGCGCGGGAAGCTGCGGCTCGGCGTGATCGAGACCGTCGTGCACAGCTGGCTGCCGCACTACATGCGGCGTCTGGCGGCCGACTATCCGCAGCTGGAAATCGACCTGACCGTCGACGTCAGCGTCGTGCTGCAGCGCCGGCTGATGGCCGGCGAGCTCGACCTGATCATCCGCGTGGAAGGCAGCGACGAAGCGTCGGTCGTGTGCGATGCGCTCGCGAACTATCCGGTGCGCTGGATCGCGCGGGCGGGGCTGCTGCCGAATACGCGCTCGGGCCTCGCGCGGCAGGTGCTGCGCCAGCCGATTCTCACGTACGGGCGCGGTACGGCGCCCCACCGTGCGCTCGAGGATATCGTCCGTACCCTTGCGCATGCGCACGGCGTGCCGCTGTCGGACACGCGCATCACCGGGTCGCCGTCCATCTCCGTGATCGTTCAGCTCGTGCGCGACGGTTTCGGTGTCGCGGCGATTCCGGTGCTGTTCGTCGATGCGCTGATCGAGAGCGGCGAAGTCGTCGAGCTGCCGCTGCAGCCGTCGCCGCCGTCGATCGTCGTGTCGATGTCGCGGCGGGCGGATGCGCCGAGGTTCGTGCACGGCGCGTCGATTGCGGCGCGGGTCGCGTGTCACGAGTATTGCGAGAAGAGTACGCGGCGGTTGGTTGAAGCGCTTTGAGGCGTGGGGCGCGCAAGGCGGTGTTTTTCGGGTTCCTGGGCGGGTATCTCGCTTGTGACCAGGACGGGGGCGGGTTCACTTCCTCACCGAGTTGCCCATCGAAGCGAATCCGGCTTCCTCTCACCGCTCGACGTTTCTGGTACGAATCTTGAGTAATTCAATAAACGCACGA
Proteins encoded in this region:
- the pdeR gene encoding cyclic di-GMP phosphodiesterase, whose product is MDDENDSAVLEAHVGTRSPCWRLGSDSNALELAAVRGLTNVAVALTAEQAASIRALTGVTSHLVLDIALFGESVRLHLVGRKVDTTNWAGTASAYSDAESVAIDLAHGLAFAEQVVSEVNSLVVILDRNGMVQRFNRLCEEVTGKREVDVIGRSAFELFMSPEQGAQSRSNITGFFASNQSFAVERYINTVNGPRLFQFRNKFVQSGSGVDEQFLICSGIDITEERSAQQRLTELANTDVLTGLPNRHAISERIHAAIAAETAATRGQVGILFLDLDNFKRVNDHYGHITGDRLLQDVSAIISGCLPSGATLARLGGDEFLVLFEHGTRPLLEATAQIILERLRTPIHLGLMEVYTSCSIGIAMHPQHGDSLETLIRSADTAMYVAKEEGKHTYRVFSLEMNQKVAKYMWLDTNLRKALEEEQFVLHYQPVVDIATGDVHGVEALIRWQSPDRGLVAPIEFIRFAEESGLIAPLGRWVMRTAAAQAAAWKAKGLGIRIAVNVSARQLQDMNIVHQMASILDAAGLKPGLLDIELTESCFIEDEDAANGLMRQFRQLGAEIHLDDFGTGYSSLSQLSRLPLDAIKLDRSFITAIDRNPRSQALVRSVVSLAKALNFAVIAEGVETHAEAEFLKQLDVDHAQGYYYARPMPAQAFEAWLAETRKLRLIA
- a CDS encoding hydantoinase B/oxoprolinase family protein; protein product: MTDRHDTPVSSDAARWQFWIDRGGTFTDIVARRPDGTLVTHKLLSENPEQYRDAAVAGIRHLLGLAAGEPITPERVDMVKMGTTVATNALLERKGERTALATTRGFRDVLRIAYQNRPRLFDLDIVLPDALYETVVEIDERIGAHGDVVVPLDAEQAEASLRRVYDSGVRALAIVLIHGYRYTAHERALAALARRIGFTQVSVSHEVSPLMKMVSRGDTTVVDAYLSPILRRYVEQVAHEMPGVNLQFMQSSGGLTRADAFQGKDAILSGPAGGIVGMVRAAQAAGFERVIGFDMGGTSTDVSHYHGEFERVFETQVAGVRMRAPMMSIHTVAAGGGSVLGFDGARLRVGPESAGANPGPAAYRRGGPLTVTDCNVMLGKIQPDHFPCVFGPHADEPLDRDGVVAKFAALADEIHAATGRRETPEALAEGFLEIAIGSMANAIKKISVQRGHDVSRYVLTTFGGAGGQHACGVADALGMTQVFAHPLAGVLSAYGMGLADQTAMRERAVEAVLSDASLPALNAALDRLADEAVGALLEQGVPQARIAIERRVHLRYQGTDSTLDVPAGSVAAMQQAFEAAYRQRYAFLMPGTPLVAELASVEAIGRSDAPVEIAPLAPRGDGSDGSDGGAGALRAHSAVRFYSGGQWHDAALYVRDTLLAGDAIDGPAIVAEKNGTTVVEPGWRAQMTAQGNLVLTRTTPLPTRRSLGTDADPVRLEIFNNLFMSIAEQMGLRLQNTAYSVNIKERLDFSCAIFDGDGNLIANAPHMPVHLGSMGESIRTVIERNRGRMRDGDVFMLNDPYHGGTHLPDVTVITPVFADGSDAPLFYVGSRGHHADIGGTTPGSMPPDSTHIDEEGVLIDNWQLVSAGTLRDAETRALLASGRYPARNVEQNMADLRAQVAANQKGVDELRRMVAQFGRDVVLAFMGHVQDNAEEAVRRVIGALQDGAYRYPLDNGAEIRVAIRVDRAARRAEIDFTGTSAQLDNNFNAPKAVCMAAVLYVFRTLVGDDIPLNAGCLKPLTVIVPARSMLNPEYPAAVVSGNVETSSAITNALYGALGCVASSQGTMNNFTFGNDRYQYYETIAGGSGAGDGFAGVGAVQTHMTNSRLTDPEVLEWRYPVRLDSHRIRAGSGGGGRWRGGDGAVRRIRFLEPMTASILSNNRIHAPFGAAGGEAGALGRNTIERADGTVEALEHIGRAQMAPGDVFVVETPGGGGYGAAG
- a CDS encoding MFS transporter; the protein is MESKTLAANAAEPASPERNGLFSWYGDAQPRERRAFWSCKVGYMLDGMDTQMLSFVIPTLVATWGISFADAGFIGTVTLLASAAGGWIAGILSDRIGRVRTLQLTVLWFAVFTALCGLAQNYHQLLAARALMGFGFGGEWTAGAVLIGEVIRARDRGKAVGLVQSGWAIGWGLCALLYALLFSVLPAEQAWRALFLVGLAPALLVVAIRRYVKEPDVYEKEKAAQAKVADAPRLTEIFAPKLITTTLRAALLTTGAQGGYYAITTWLPTFLKTERHLTVMGTGGYLAMIIFGSWVGYLTSAYLTDRLGRKPNFILFALGSMVIAFAYTSLNLTNASMLWLGFPLGFFASGIFSGMGAFLTELFPTRVRGSGQGFCYNVGRAIGALFPFLIGALSKQYGLGMSIGIFAVAAYGVVIVAALTLPETRGRELDAA
- a CDS encoding putative hydro-lyase yields the protein MTPSEFRQSVRRGAFRGPTAGHCGPYAQANLAILPDAYAHDFLRFCQANPKACPLLGVGEPGAFRVDALGEDLDIRTDVPSYNVYRDGRLTERVESLDALWRDDFVVFAIGCSFSFEDMLAREGIGLRHVEEGRNVPMYRTSIPNRRAGIFGGQLVVSMRPMRGADAIRAVQVTSRFPGVHGAPIHLGDPRELGIADLNAPEFGDAVTIRDGELPVFWACGVTPQTALMDAKLPIAIAHTPGHMLMTDITNASLAVF
- a CDS encoding LysR family transcriptional regulator, which translates into the protein MNTRFLETFVTLAKLRNFRTTAAALHATPAAISQRLKALEDELQTVLVDRGSREFRLTPNGEYLLGYAKAVVEATQELQAAASGESALRGKLRLGVIETVVHSWLPHYMRRLAADYPQLEIDLTVDVSVVLQRRLMAGELDLIIRVEGSDEASVVCDALANYPVRWIARAGLLPNTRSGLARQVLRQPILTYGRGTAPHRALEDIVRTLAHAHGVPLSDTRITGSPSISVIVQLVRDGFGVAAIPVLFVDALIESGEVVELPLQPSPPSIVVSMSRRADAPRFVHGASIAARVACHEYCEKSTRRLVEAL